The DNA sequence TCGGCTCGTCGGCCAGCAGCAGCCCCGGCCGGGATGCGAGCGCGACGGCGACCGCGACGAGCTGCAGCTGACCGGCGGTCAGCTCGGTGAGCGGGACGTGCGCCTGGTCGCCCAGCCCGACCGAGGCCAGGACCTCCTGCGGGGACGGGAGATCCGGGCTGCGGGACCAGCGCTGGGCGAAGGCGACGTTCTGCTCCGGATCCCGGTACGGCACGAGGTTGCGGGCCGCGCCCTGCAGCATGATCGAGATCCGGGTGGCCCGCAGCTCGTCCAGCTCGCGCTCGGACAGCGCCGACAGCTCGGCGTCGCCGAGCAGGATCCGGCCCGCGCTGGGCCGGATCATCCCGCCGAGCAGGCTCAGCAGCGTCGACTTGCCCGCGCCGGACGGGCCGAGCAGCCCGACCAGCTCGCCGCCGCGCACGTCGATATCCACACCGGACAGTGCGGCCACGTCGTGGCCCTCGGTGTGGTAGACGTGCACGAGCCGTTCCGTGCGCACCGGCAACCCGATCACAGCGCCTCCCGGACGCGGGCCAGCCGGGACCCGGCCCGGGCCACGGCCCGCCCGCAGAGCCAGGCGACCAGTCCGAGCACGACCAGCGCCGCCGCCAGCGCCAGGAGCACGGCGCCCACCGGCGCGGCCAGATCCAGCTCCGCCGCCGGCCGCGGCTGCGCGAACAACGGCACAGTCGGCAACGCGAAGACCGCGCCGAGCAGCCCGCAGCCGCCGCCGGCCAGCACCGCGAGCAGCACGACCGGCAGCTGCTCGCCGACCGCGACCCGGCCGAGACCGCGGCGCGGCACGCCGCTCATCCCGAGGCAGGCGAGGTCCCGCGACCGGCGCCGCCACGTGCTGGCGACGAGCAGGACGAGGACGAGCGCGGCCAGCAGCAGCCCGGCGACCGCGGCGAGGATCCCCAGCTGCAGGCTCCAGGCCGGGACGGACGCGGCGTACCCGGCCCGGACCTCGCTGAGCCGCCGTACGCCGGAGATCTCGATGCCCGCGCGGTCCAGCGCCCCCCGGACCCGGGCCAGCGCGGCCGGGTCCTCGGTGTCGAACCAGACCTGGATCCGGGTCGCCTTCCCGGCCCGGGATCCCCAGTGCTGCAGCAGGTCCAGGTCGACCACCGCGGCCGGACCGGCCAGTCCCGGCGCCCGCGGCAGCTCGCTGACGGCGGCCATCGTGCGGTTGGAGCCGGTGAACCCGCTGCCGAGGACGGTGTCGGCGCCACCGGCGTCCACGACGAGGGCCGGCAACGCCGCCGGGAACCAGCGCGAGGCCAGCAGCGGCGTGGACCGCCCGTCGCTGTCGACCCGCAGCGAGAGGCCGGGACCGGCGGCCGAGATCCGGTCGAGCTGGTCGACGCCCGGCTGCCAGTCGGCGGCCGTGCCCGGCAGGTCGGTCGAGCCGCCGCCGGCCCGGACCTCGCTGATCCCGAGCTGCCCGTGGTGCCGCGTGCCGTAGTCGACCGAGATGGCCAGTCCGATCACCGTGCACCCGGTCGCGCACGGTACGGCCGCGCTCAGCGTCCGCGGCCCGGTCGTCGGCAGCGGCCCGAACTCGACCGCCTTCTGGTCCCCGGCCGGGTCCAGGAACTCCAGCCGCAGGGCCGCCGGCGCGCCGCCGTCGACGTCGAACCCGGACGGCGTGGCCAGGAACGAGAGCGTCCGGCCGGTGAGCCCCAACCGGCGCCCGGTCGGCACCCGCAGGCTCGACCACGGGACGGCCGCGGGGTCGGCGCCCGGGAACAGCGCGATGCGGCGGAACGCGTCCGGCTCGACCGCGAGCGTGGTCCGGAACGCCTTGTCGTTCGGCGCCACCCGGACGACCGGGGTCGCGTGGCCGTCGGCGACGGTCGCCAGCGCGGTCCGGACCCGGGCGACGTCGGTCCCGGTCAGCTCGGCCACCATCGGCGCGCCGGTGTCCCGCTGCGCCGCGAGCTGCCGGTTGCGCGCCCCCACGCTCACCGCGTACGTCGAGAACACCAGCAGCGCGGAGGCGACCGTCACCACGGTGACGACCCGGCGGGTGGCCGGGCGGCGGGCGATGGCCAGCAGCGCCAGCGCGGCCGCGTACGCACCCCGGGCGGTCAGGCGGCGGCCGGCCCAGGTCGCCACCGGCACGATCAGGTGGGCCAGCAGGAGACCGGCGATCAACGCCAGCAGGGCCGGCGCGGCCAGGGCCAGCGGGCCGCGCAGGTCGCCGGTGACGAACAGCAGCACCGCGGTGCCGGACGCGGCGATCAGCACCGCGTCGGTCACCCCGAGCCGCCAGCCCGGGGCGCGCATCGGCACGCTGCGCAGCAGTTGCGCGATCCGGTCCCGGGTGCCGGCCGCGGCGGCCGCCCAGGTGACCGCGGCCAGCAGCACCGCCGCGACCGCGATCGCCAGCCAGAACCCGCGGCCCAGCTCGAACGGCGCGGCCGACTGCAGCACGGTGTGCCGGGCGACGGTCGCGAGGCCGAGCGCGACGGCGACCCCGACGGGGACGCCGGCCAGCACGACCGGCAACAGCTCCGCCAGCACCAGCCGGCGGGCGCCGACCCGGCCCGCGCCGCGCAGCCGGGCCACGGCGACCTCCGGGCGGCGCTGCTCGACCGCGGCCCCGAGCGTCAGCCCGAGCACGAACAACGCCAGCAACCCGAGCTGGATCATCAGCAGCGGCACGGTCACCAGCGCCTGCCGCCGCCCCCGGTCGATCGTCCCGCTGATCCCCGGCAGGCCCGACTGCACCTCGGCCAGCACCGCGTCGGCCCCGTTGAGCGGCCCCCCGAGGTCGTCGACCTGCGGCCGTCCGACGTCGGCCATCCGGGTCGCGATCGCACCGGCCCGCACGACCCGGTCGACCCCGGCCGCGGGCCGGTCCAGATCGAACGTGACGCTGGTGGTGGGGTCGAGCCAGCGCACCCCGGAGAACGTCGCCGCGGTCGTCAGCCAGGTGTCGTGCATCGGCCGGTACGGCGGCTGCGTCCCGATGAACCCGGACAGCCCGGTCAGCAGCTGGTCGTTCCAGTACGGCCCCCGCACCTGCCGGTAGACACCGGTCACCCGCAGCGGGACGACCGGCAGCTTCCCGTCCTGGTCCACCGCGGTCTGCTCGACGACGTCCACCCTCGAGCCCACGCCGAGCCGGTAGTTCGTCACGTCGGCCGCGCTGACCGCGACCTCCCCGCGCCCGGTGGGGCACCCGCCGGCGAGGAGGTCGACGTGCTCGCAGGCGCCGTCCCGCCACTGCAGCGCGCCGACCGGCGAGGCCGAGGTCTGGTCGGAGCGGGTGACGAGCAGGGAGCCGCCGTCGATCCGGCGGTCGAACCAGGGCCGGGCCTCCGCCGGCAGCAGCGAGGCCAGCCGGTCCTGGGTGGCCGGCACGTAGCCGGAACCGGCCAGGCCGAAGGTGAACCGCGAGACCGACCGGACCTCGATCGCGGTCGCGCTGCTGGACGCGCCGTCCACGGTCAGGCGGGTCAGCGCCTGCTGCATGGCCCGGTCGTACAGCGGGGCCAGGACCGCGCAGGCGGTGATCAGGG is a window from the Mycobacteriales bacterium genome containing:
- a CDS encoding ATP-binding cassette domain-containing protein; translation: MIGLPVRTERLVHVYHTEGHDVAALSGVDIDVRGGELVGLLGPSGAGKSTLLSLLGGMIRPSAGRILLGDAELSALSERELDELRATRISIMLQGAARNLVPYRDPEQNVAFAQRWSRSPDLPSPQEVLASVGLGDQAHVPLTELTAGQLQLVAVAVALASRPGLLLADEPTSQLDHAARDTVLQAVARANRELGTTVLLVTHDPAVAQRLPRTITIRDGKIGGEGRLGEEYAVVTADGFLPLPAHALPTLPPGTLVRFRSAPEGFLLVIEDGSPGTSAGEGPPAGGGAPVGDDR
- a CDS encoding FtsX-like permease family protein, which produces MWLAIRYRLGQGLVLLVLAALITACAVLAPLYDRAMQQALTRLTVDGASSSATAIEVRSVSRFTFGLAGSGYVPATQDRLASLLPAEARPWFDRRIDGGSLLVTRSDQTSASPVGALQWRDGACEHVDLLAGGCPTGRGEVAVSAADVTNYRLGVGSRVDVVEQTAVDQDGKLPVVPLRVTGVYRQVRGPYWNDQLLTGLSGFIGTQPPYRPMHDTWLTTAATFSGVRWLDPTTSVTFDLDRPAAGVDRVVRAGAIATRMADVGRPQVDDLGGPLNGADAVLAEVQSGLPGISGTIDRGRRQALVTVPLLMIQLGLLALFVLGLTLGAAVEQRRPEVAVARLRGAGRVGARRLVLAELLPVVLAGVPVGVAVALGLATVARHTVLQSAAPFELGRGFWLAIAVAAVLLAAVTWAAAAAGTRDRIAQLLRSVPMRAPGWRLGVTDAVLIAASGTAVLLFVTGDLRGPLALAAPALLALIAGLLLAHLIVPVATWAGRRLTARGAYAAALALLAIARRPATRRVVTVVTVASALLVFSTYAVSVGARNRQLAAQRDTGAPMVAELTGTDVARVRTALATVADGHATPVVRVAPNDKAFRTTLAVEPDAFRRIALFPGADPAAVPWSSLRVPTGRRLGLTGRTLSFLATPSGFDVDGGAPAALRLEFLDPAGDQKAVEFGPLPTTGPRTLSAAVPCATGCTVIGLAISVDYGTRHHGQLGISEVRAGGGSTDLPGTAADWQPGVDQLDRISAAGPGLSLRVDSDGRSTPLLASRWFPAALPALVVDAGGADTVLGSGFTGSNRTMAAVSELPRAPGLAGPAAVVDLDLLQHWGSRAGKATRIQVWFDTEDPAALARVRGALDRAGIEISGVRRLSEVRAGYAASVPAWSLQLGILAAVAGLLLAALVLVLLVASTWRRRSRDLACLGMSGVPRRGLGRVAVGEQLPVVLLAVLAGGGCGLLGAVFALPTVPLFAQPRPAAELDLAAPVGAVLLALAAALVVLGLVAWLCGRAVARAGSRLARVREAL